Proteins encoded within one genomic window of Humulus lupulus chromosome 1, drHumLupu1.1, whole genome shotgun sequence:
- the LOC133825264 gene encoding uncharacterized protein LOC133825264: MDPKFLDSDQYLFISPEDVIHLGTMTKIGAPCITFWIRILHRKLEKANRAQYFRFFHPTLALDSCQTQNAISMANCLEDTETGQFWLLPIHIRYHWMLVIIDPLGDTCYWLDPIRLPPRNEIKSLMEMAFDYYNTSKNRQPKEITWKSIKCPQQPSNIKCGYYVMTYMHDFCMNPRPINWLTTHCKEKMKDYTKQNIDQIRVEWADEFIELVD, from the exons ATGGACCCAAAATTTTTGGATAGTGATCAATACTTATTTATTTCACCTGAAGATGTGATTCACCTTGGCACCATGACAAAGATTGGAGCTCCTTGTATAACATTTTGGATTAG GATCTTACATCGAAAGTTGGAAAAAGCAAATCGAGCACAATATTTTCGTTTCTTTCATCCAACTTTGGCTTTGGATTCGTGTCAAACACAAAATGCAATATCAATGGCAAATTGCTTGGAAGACACAGAAACAGGACAATTTTGGTTGCTTCCTATTCATATTAG ATATCATTGGATGCTAGTAATAATTGATCCATTGGGTGATACATGTTATTGGCTTGATCCAATTAGACTACCCCCACGAAACGAAATTAAAAGTCTAATGGAAAT gGCTTTTGATTACTACAATACCTCCAAAAATAGGCAACCAAAAGAGATTACATGGAAATCTATAAAG TGTCCTCAACAACCATCGAATATTAAGTGTGGATATTATGTAATGACATATATGCATGACTTTTGCATGAATCCTAGACCTATCAATTGGTTAACTACTCAT TGCAAAGAGAAGATGAAAGATTACACAAAACAAAATATTGATCAAATTCGAGTGGAGTGGGCTGACGAATTCATAGAATTGGTTGACTAA